The following coding sequences are from one Campylobacter sp. RM16187 window:
- a CDS encoding metallophosphoesterase family protein → MKIFHASDLHFNVEYFKHISALEDKFDIFCFSGDLLDGHSPLATQIEKTSDWLSSFKKPVFVCSGNHDIGLKDEWLKQIKNIYSDDTIKNINGIKFGCSKYLEEDILKFADCDILVTHLPPSKTKTSISKNNKDYGDMELYRLVKHGLMNVKIILCGHIHDPVSRIDTLNKATIYNSSSDGALEPFYQVINI, encoded by the coding sequence ATGAAAATTTTTCATGCCAGCGATCTACATTTCAATGTAGAATATTTTAAGCATATATCAGCCCTTGAAGATAAATTTGACATATTTTGTTTTAGCGGGGATTTATTGGATGGTCATTCTCCGCTAGCCACTCAGATAGAAAAAACATCCGACTGGCTTTCAAGTTTTAAAAAACCTGTTTTTGTATGTAGTGGGAACCATGATATAGGTCTAAAAGATGAATGGCTAAAGCAAATAAAAAATATATATAGTGATGATACTATCAAAAATATCAATGGCATTAAATTTGGATGTTCTAAATATCTCGAAGAGGACATTTTAAAATTTGCAGATTGCGACATATTGGTAACACATTTGCCTCCGTCTAAGACAAAAACATCTATCTCTAAGAACAATAAAGACTATGGGGATATGGAACTTTATCGTCTAGTAAAACATGGACTTATGAATGTAAAAATAATTCTTTGCGGTCATATACATGATCCGGTCTCCAGAATAGACACACTAAATAAAGCCACAATCTATAATTCAAGTTCAGATGGAGCACTAGAGCCTTTTTATCAAGTGATAAACATATAA
- a CDS encoding type II toxin-antitoxin system VapC family toxin: protein MKVFLDTNIIISYLDSERVDHLEATKLISDFYKKDIFMIISQDIMTNVIYNCTNKKEAVESFHTINNNEHFAIVAFSSKMIDLACKSYLKSGNFSKKSDFEDILQYFCALENGCDRIYTNDKSTFPKLDIPLFNSNSIMFYKP from the coding sequence ATGAAAGTCTTTTTAGATACAAATATCATTATATCTTACCTTGACTCTGAACGCGTAGATCATTTAGAAGCAACAAAACTTATTTCTGATTTTTATAAAAAAGATATTTTTATGATTATCAGTCAAGATATCATGACAAATGTAATATATAATTGCACTAATAAGAAAGAAGCGGTTGAGTCCTTTCACACTATAAACAATAATGAGCACTTTGCAATTGTTGCTTTTAGTTCTAAAATGATAGATTTAGCCTGCAAGAGCTATTTAAAATCCGGCAATTTTTCTAAAAAATCTGACTTTGAGGATATTTTACAGTATTTCTGTGCCTTAGAAAATGGTTGCGACAGAATCTATACTAACGACAAATCAACTTTCCCAAAGCTAGATATTCCTTTATTTAATAGTAACTCTATAATGTTTTATAAACCTTAA
- a CDS encoding tyrosine-type recombinase/integrase, giving the protein MALISYNKFANTNKYPGVRIYIPENNDMVFYIRINDKDVKIGSKSEGVNVTYAYNKKKEFDTKKRNGELPDKITKKQQSKSTDIKFDEIAKAFFDYKLEQNPEKIENVKEQISMYEQYHKSKFGNMTTSSISSEMLQDHFKDIKEIVSDRTGRKLSHSRVNAVMGIIRTIFNYAIKQKLISHLNPFDIEIKKPDNKRERFLELIEIDLLRKEIAKKNDFALELFVELALCTGARLDGILNIKKKDISLSNMSVNLTDFKSKNPENRRYTGFLSDEALGLINKIYTQLLPNDPIINKPYATLQNVLQHSLNKLFNDGLAPEDSANRVVIHTLRHTFASHLAIAGTPILTIKKLMNHSDINHTLRYAKLMPDSGKDMVKRLYKK; this is encoded by the coding sequence ATGGCACTTATATCTTATAATAAATTTGCAAATACAAATAAATATCCTGGGGTAAGAATATATATTCCTGAAAATAATGATATGGTATTTTACATAAGAATTAACGACAAGGATGTAAAAATAGGTTCAAAGTCAGAAGGCGTAAATGTCACTTATGCATATAACAAAAAGAAAGAATTTGACACAAAAAAGAGAAATGGTGAACTACCCGATAAAATAACCAAAAAACAGCAATCAAAGAGTACTGATATAAAATTTGATGAGATAGCAAAGGCGTTTTTTGATTATAAGCTTGAACAAAATCCAGAAAAAATAGAAAATGTAAAAGAACAAATATCCATGTATGAGCAATATCACAAAAGTAAATTTGGAAATATGACTACAAGCAGCATAAGCTCAGAAATGCTACAAGATCATTTTAAAGATATAAAAGAGATAGTATCAGATAGAACAGGCAGAAAGCTATCTCATTCCAGAGTAAATGCAGTTATGGGAATAATTAGGACTATTTTTAACTATGCCATAAAACAAAAACTCATATCTCATCTTAATCCGTTTGATATAGAGATTAAAAAGCCCGATAATAAAAGAGAGAGGTTTTTAGAGCTTATAGAGATAGATTTGCTTCGTAAAGAAATCGCCAAGAAAAATGATTTCGCATTAGAACTATTTGTAGAGCTTGCACTATGTACAGGAGCAAGGTTGGATGGTATTTTAAATATAAAGAAAAAGGACATATCTCTTTCAAATATGAGTGTAAATCTAACGGACTTTAAAAGTAAAAATCCTGAAAATAGAAGATATACAGGCTTTTTAAGTGATGAAGCGTTAGGACTTATTAATAAAATTTATACTCAGCTATTGCCAAATGACCCGATTATCAATAAACCATACGCCACTCTTCAAAACGTACTACAGCACTCCTTAAATAAGCTCTTTAACGATGGGCTTGCCCCGGAAGATAGCGCAAATAGAGTAGTAATTCATACGTTAAGACACACATTTGCTTCCCATCTTGCAATAGCTGGCACTCCTATACTTACAATAAAGAAATTGATGAATCATTCGGATATAAACCATACTCTTAGATACGCTAAGCTGATGCCAGATAGCGGCAAAGATATGGTTAAGAGGTTGTATAAAAAATAG
- a CDS encoding M15 family metallopeptidase, translating to MTLGQNQELFSKDLTLLLNFIHNNGFNVRIGEAERTKEQQEIYLKSGKTKTLDSLHLKRCAIDLHIFFNGSWIQSKNELQFIGDYWEQLSKNNKWGGNFKNFIDTPHFERRLE from the coding sequence ATGACTTTAGGTCAAAATCAAGAATTATTTAGTAAAGATTTAACACTACTATTAAACTTTATTCACAATAACGGCTTTAACGTAAGAATTGGCGAAGCTGAGAGAACCAAAGAGCAACAAGAAATATATTTAAAATCTGGTAAAACAAAAACTCTTGATTCATTGCATTTAAAAAGATGTGCTATAGATTTACATATATTTTTTAATGGCTCTTGGATTCAGTCTAAAAATGAATTACAATTTATTGGCGACTATTGGGAGCAGCTATCAAAAAATAATAAGTGGGGCGGTAATTTCAAAAACTTTATAGACACTCCACACTTTGAGCGCAGATTAGAATAA
- a CDS encoding YopX family protein, whose product MREIKFRAWDKKLKRIRKVVRIDFSDLTADLFHSTSANSRSYVHLRRFTDIELMQCTFLRDKNGVEIYEGDIIKKTGDIKTYSIVFDGVLAAYLMDDGTGGYGLNQMLLRDFEIIGNIYENSELLNKA is encoded by the coding sequence ATGAGAGAGATTAAATTTAGAGCGTGGGATAAAAAGTTAAAAAGAATTAGAAAAGTTGTTAGAATTGATTTTTCAGACCTTACAGCTGATTTATTTCATTCAACGTCTGCTAATAGTCGTTCTTATGTTCATTTAAGACGTTTTACAGATATTGAGCTCATGCAATGTACATTTTTAAGGGACAAAAACGGAGTTGAAATTTACGAGGGGGATATTATTAAAAAGACAGGAGACATTAAAACCTACTCTATTGTTTTTGATGGTGTGTTAGCCGCCTATCTTATGGATGACGGCACGGGCGGCTACGGGTTAAATCAAATGCTACTGCGGGATTTTGAGATTATCGGCAACATCTACGAAAACTCCGAGCTGTTAAATAAGGCTTAA
- a CDS encoding transposase gives MKKDFFVGADVSKDKVDFCFLTSDESKKPKFISLPNDYNVIEAYFKSFTSDNITVVLEYTNNYHIILQRVLNDLGIKYSLLNPEKTSYFLKHLNSKKTDIADSYGLALYCRIFSSELNPTTYNKEYNLIKSYNSAISLLVKIQTQLKNFKKSQNLVSDNQLNEIITTLTNQVMQLQKKLKLMAYEILKSFVPNCDEIIKANKGFGVDLAISLFPNLHFNRDKTAKQFISFLGLSPRIYESGISVKKSKCINKKGSSSIRRVLFLVAIVSIRFNDKFKQKYETLINKGKSKKVAIVAVMCAIVRYLKSLFPFDECFINGKSINKLGAN, from the coding sequence ATGAAAAAAGATTTTTTTGTAGGTGCTGACGTTTCTAAAGATAAGGTTGATTTTTGTTTTTTAACTTCGGACGAATCTAAAAAACCTAAATTTATTTCACTTCCTAACGATTATAACGTTATTGAAGCTTATTTTAAATCTTTTACTTCTGATAATATTACGGTAGTTTTAGAATATACAAATAACTATCATATTATATTGCAAAGAGTCTTAAACGACTTGGGTATTAAATATTCTCTTTTAAATCCTGAAAAAACAAGTTATTTCTTAAAGCATTTAAACTCTAAAAAAACAGATATAGCAGATTCTTACGGCTTGGCTCTTTATTGTAGGATATTTTCATCTGAGTTAAATCCTACAACTTATAATAAAGAGTATAATTTAATAAAGAGTTATAATTCTGCTATATCTCTTCTCGTTAAAATCCAAACACAACTAAAAAACTTTAAAAAATCTCAAAATCTTGTGAGCGATAATCAATTAAATGAAATCATCACAACTCTTACTAATCAAGTAATGCAATTACAGAAGAAACTTAAATTAATGGCTTATGAGATTTTAAAATCTTTTGTTCCAAATTGCGATGAAATTATAAAAGCTAATAAGGGCTTCGGTGTGGATTTGGCGATATCTTTATTTCCGAATCTACACTTTAACCGAGATAAAACCGCAAAGCAATTTATATCGTTTCTTGGTTTATCTCCTCGCATTTATGAAAGCGGAATATCGGTTAAAAAATCTAAGTGTATTAATAAAAAAGGTAGCTCAAGTATAAGACGTGTTTTATTCTTAGTTGCTATTGTATCTATACGTTTTAACGATAAATTCAAGCAAAAATACGAAACCCTAATAAATAAAGGCAAAAGTAAAAAAGTTGCTATTGTTGCCGTGATGTGTGCAATAGTCAGGTATTTAAAATCTTTATTTCCTTTCGATGAGTGTTTTATAAATGGCAAAAGTATTAATAAGCTCGGAGCAAATTAA
- a CDS encoding IS256 family transposase, whose protein sequence is MTAKRKKKEKDVIDLMLDKLDFHGMTKDELTGSDGLLRQLTSRFYERVLEAEMDEHLGYRKHDNAGDNTGNSRNGYTEKSVILDDNSTTDIHVPRDRNSTFEPVIIPKHEKRSPLFNDQIISMYSYGMSCRDIQRHLQEVYGVNVSAELISNVTESVMMDVREWQNRPLDKSYPILFLDALRVNCRQDGKNVNKALYVALAINWEGKKEVLGLWLSNTEGAKFWMGVLSEIKNRGTEDILIACMDGLTGFPEAVKAVFPDTHIQHCIVHMVRSSTKFVSYKDLKAVCKDLKEVYSAINEKAGAEALEDFGKKWDEKYPMIKAAWQRNWNELSEFFNYPEEIRKAIYTTNAIESLNFSLRKITRNKSSFPDDDSIYKVMYLTIRNASKRWTMPIRNWPLAVNQFAILFDKRVSF, encoded by the coding sequence ATGACAGCCAAAAGAAAGAAAAAAGAAAAAGATGTAATCGATTTGATGCTTGACAAGCTAGATTTTCATGGGATGACAAAAGACGAACTTACCGGTAGTGATGGGCTTTTGAGACAGCTTACGAGTAGGTTCTATGAGCGGGTGTTGGAAGCCGAAATGGATGAGCATCTTGGTTACAGAAAGCACGACAATGCAGGGGACAACACCGGTAACAGCCGTAACGGTTATACTGAGAAGAGTGTAATTTTGGATGATAACAGTACTACTGATATACATGTACCGCGAGACAGAAACAGTACATTCGAGCCTGTTATTATTCCTAAGCATGAGAAACGAAGTCCATTGTTCAACGATCAGATTATTTCGATGTATTCATACGGTATGAGTTGCCGTGACATTCAGCGACACTTACAGGAAGTGTATGGTGTAAATGTTTCAGCGGAACTTATTTCGAATGTAACGGAATCAGTAATGATGGATGTCAGAGAATGGCAAAACCGTCCGCTAGATAAATCATACCCTATTTTATTTCTAGATGCTTTACGTGTTAATTGCCGTCAAGACGGAAAAAACGTCAATAAAGCCTTATATGTAGCTTTGGCAATCAATTGGGAAGGCAAAAAAGAGGTATTAGGGCTTTGGCTATCTAATACAGAAGGAGCAAAATTTTGGATGGGAGTTCTTAGTGAGATAAAGAACCGAGGGACTGAAGATATTCTTATAGCCTGCATGGATGGGCTTACCGGATTTCCTGAAGCGGTAAAAGCAGTATTTCCGGATACTCATATACAGCATTGCATAGTTCATATGGTTAGAAGCTCTACCAAATTTGTTTCTTACAAAGACCTTAAAGCTGTATGCAAAGACTTGAAAGAAGTATATTCAGCTATAAATGAAAAGGCCGGAGCCGAAGCTCTTGAAGATTTTGGAAAGAAATGGGATGAGAAGTATCCGATGATTAAAGCTGCTTGGCAGAGGAATTGGAATGAGCTAAGTGAGTTTTTTAATTATCCTGAAGAAATCCGAAAAGCTATTTATACTACGAATGCGATTGAATCGTTAAACTTCAGCTTAAGAAAAATCACTCGCAATAAATCAAGCTTTCCGGATGATGATTCGATATATAAAGTGATGTATCTTACGATACGCAATGCGAGTAAAAGGTGGACTATGCCTATAAGGAATTGGCCTCTTGCCGTTAATCAATTTGCTATACTATTTGACAAAAGGGTTTCTTTTTGA
- a CDS encoding GGDEF domain-containing protein yields MKSYSEIKDLSQYIKASFYFWLILAGFVIHATFEFIFIYSGNKLMMFYNIISIAVFGGALKFLHKHQKIALLACCTEATIFLTIATINLGWSAGFQAWFVPFIFLSITVPFKKRGIFYALGIIQSIIYIYLYFSTNLKISIFQINSIDDFLTRFNIIVAFMLIFFIERVLQISKAMEVIFLQKEIHEMENIANIDELTGLITRRQMNDILNKIDMSLKKDSGNFYLIFGDIDHFKVVNDTYGHKCGDVALAEISAILKNECRSNDIVSRWGGEEFLILLQSDRVGEKLNKNKVEKILNRIRKKVEEKVIEYNDIKFSVTITFGGVCSANFSNISNMIHAADKQMYIGKKNGRNQVVIK; encoded by the coding sequence GTGAAAAGTTACAGTGAAATTAAAGATTTATCACAATATATAAAAGCTTCATTTTATTTCTGGTTAATTCTTGCAGGTTTTGTTATACATGCAACATTTGAGTTTATTTTTATATATAGCGGAAACAAACTAATGATGTTTTATAATATAATAAGCATAGCTGTTTTTGGCGGGGCTTTAAAATTTTTACACAAACATCAGAAGATAGCCCTGCTCGCTTGCTGCACAGAAGCGACTATATTTTTAACAATTGCTACTATAAACCTTGGCTGGTCCGCAGGCTTTCAAGCATGGTTTGTTCCATTTATCTTTCTTTCTATAACAGTTCCATTTAAAAAACGCGGTATATTTTATGCTTTAGGAATTATTCAATCAATAATATACATATATCTATATTTTTCAACTAATCTAAAAATTTCAATATTTCAAATAAATTCAATCGATGATTTTCTAACAAGATTTAATATAATTGTCGCATTTATGCTTATATTTTTTATAGAACGAGTACTTCAAATTTCAAAGGCGATGGAAGTAATTTTCCTGCAAAAAGAAATTCATGAGATGGAAAATATTGCCAACATAGACGAACTGACTGGACTTATAACCAGACGTCAAATGAATGACATTTTAAACAAGATAGATATGTCGCTTAAAAAGGACAGTGGTAATTTTTACTTGATTTTTGGAGATATTGATCATTTTAAAGTCGTAAATGATACTTATGGGCACAAATGCGGAGATGTAGCTTTAGCTGAAATTTCTGCAATATTAAAAAATGAATGCAGAAGCAACGATATAGTTTCTCGCTGGGGAGGAGAAGAATTTTTGATCCTTCTTCAAAGTGATAGAGTTGGTGAGAAACTAAATAAAAATAAAGTCGAAAAAATTTTAAATCGTATTCGAAAAAAAGTGGAAGAGAAAGTTATAGAATATAATGATATAAAATTTTCTGTAACTATTACTTTTGGTGGTGTTTGCTCTGCTAATTTTAGCAATATATCAAATATGATCCATGCAGCCGATAAACAAATGTACATAGGCAAGAAAAACGGAAGAAATCAAGTTGTAATAAAATAA
- a CDS encoding M20/M25/M40 family metallo-hydrolase: MRQEELPKFLEELKQLTEIESPTSHIEGVNSVAKWFIAKANSLGLKHKIIKLNTDKVADCLLISNNPKAQNFDILFVGHMDTVFPVGWGKDVPFKENDGKINALGVIDDKAGALLSLYVIKDLDLSKLNVAVFLNSHEETGSNFTKDQIREYAKKSKYCLVMEPAREDGSMVATRKGMIAYTIEFHGVSAHAGNHPERGRSAVVEAANFIVELSKLTDFKAGHTFNAIMTNGGTAQNVVPDFASVNFEMRYKFASSVEFCKKKLDEILSKSFVEGVTHKKILTNEEGPMIDEANLPKIKAVFDEVAKESGVKVSWVDAGGLSDGNIASSAGCPTIDGLGPTGGNMHSKSEYLVVDSIVPKCNLILDVIKKIV; this comes from the coding sequence ATGAGACAAGAGGAGTTGCCTAAATTTTTAGAAGAGCTTAAGCAGCTAACCGAGATAGAAAGCCCTACTTCGCATATAGAGGGCGTAAATTCGGTCGCAAAATGGTTCATAGCTAAAGCAAATTCGCTTGGATTAAAACATAAGATAATCAAGCTTAACACTGACAAGGTGGCTGATTGTTTGCTGATATCAAACAACCCCAAAGCGCAAAATTTCGACATACTTTTTGTGGGGCATATGGATACCGTCTTTCCTGTAGGCTGGGGCAAAGATGTGCCTTTTAAAGAAAATGACGGCAAGATAAACGCACTTGGAGTTATAGACGATAAGGCGGGAGCTTTGCTGTCTTTATATGTCATAAAAGATCTTGATCTAAGCAAGCTTAACGTAGCTGTCTTTTTGAACTCCCACGAAGAGACGGGTTCAAATTTCACGAAAGATCAGATAAGAGAGTATGCCAAAAAGTCAAAATACTGCCTTGTAATGGAGCCTGCTAGAGAAGATGGTTCGATGGTAGCAACTAGAAAAGGCATGATAGCTTATACTATAGAATTTCACGGAGTCTCGGCTCACGCGGGCAATCACCCTGAAAGAGGTCGCTCTGCGGTAGTTGAGGCGGCAAATTTTATAGTGGAGCTCTCAAAATTAACCGACTTTAAAGCCGGACATACCTTTAACGCCATAATGACAAACGGCGGAACGGCTCAAAACGTCGTGCCTGACTTCGCTTCGGTAAATTTCGAGATGAGGTATAAATTCGCCTCTTCGGTTGAGTTTTGCAAGAAGAAGTTGGATGAAATTTTAAGCAAGTCTTTTGTCGAAGGTGTAACGCATAAAAAAATTCTAACAAACGAAGAAGGTCCGATGATAGATGAGGCAAATTTGCCAAAGATCAAAGCAGTATTTGACGAGGTTGCAAAAGAAAGCGGAGTCAAAGTAAGCTGGGTCGATGCGGGCGGATTAAGCGACGGAAACATCGCATCTTCGGCAGGTTGCCCTACCATAGACGGACTTGGACCGACAGGCGGTAACATGCACTCAAAGAGCGAATATCTAGTCGTAGACTCAATCGTACCAAAGTGCAATTTAATCCTAGACGTCATCAAAAAGATAGTATAA
- a CDS encoding YjiG family protein, whose translation MSDKTNNKLLTDVFVEGARKGWDIAIHNTIPNVLMAFVIIYILNVSGALKIIGNYLGFIMVPLGLPGESIAVFMAAFLSWGGSAGVLVALVQNGTLTAGDIAVLLPGMALVGSTVQYMGRVLGVLGIPGRHYLVLFGICILNAYLAMLVMSMIV comes from the coding sequence ATGAGTGATAAAACAAATAACAAACTACTAACTGACGTATTTGTAGAGGGCGCAAGAAAAGGCTGGGATATCGCTATCCATAACACTATCCCAAACGTTTTGATGGCGTTTGTGATCATCTACATCTTAAACGTATCAGGCGCGCTTAAAATCATAGGAAACTATCTTGGCTTCATCATGGTGCCGCTTGGGCTTCCGGGCGAGTCCATAGCTGTATTTATGGCTGCGTTTTTAAGCTGGGGCGGCTCTGCGGGCGTGCTTGTAGCGCTTGTGCAAAACGGCACATTAACAGCAGGCGATATAGCGGTGCTACTTCCGGGGATGGCGCTTGTAGGCTCAACAGTTCAGTACATGGGTAGAGTTTTAGGAGTGCTTGGAATTCCCGGAAGACACTATCTGGTTCTTTTTGGAATTTGTATACTAAACGCCTATCTTGCGATGCTTGTTATGAGCATGATCGTCTAG
- a CDS encoding nucleoside recognition domain-containing protein, whose product MQEARDTKKLIIGTIALIAAIVFFGGFTKDIAGGIFDFSKLTGQFPEWFKTSGGTSAKGGFLFALSLVPSVMLALGFVAIFERYYALYAASAWLTPVLRPMMGIPGACSISLMASTQSTDAGSSTAKFLRQEGRMTHKELLIFAAFQFSAGAMITNFLASFAPLLIIPDKNGALAPVSIALCLGIIFVFKVFGANLMRLYVKKFVKDDEVEV is encoded by the coding sequence ATGCAAGAGGCAAGAGATACAAAAAAGCTGATTATCGGCACTATAGCTTTGATAGCGGCTATCGTTTTCTTTGGTGGATTTACCAAGGATATTGCAGGTGGAATTTTTGACTTTAGCAAGCTAACAGGTCAATTCCCGGAGTGGTTTAAAACCTCAGGCGGAACCAGCGCAAAAGGCGGATTTTTATTTGCATTAAGCCTTGTTCCTAGCGTCATGCTGGCACTTGGATTTGTTGCGATATTTGAAAGATACTACGCGCTATATGCGGCTTCAGCTTGGCTTACTCCTGTTTTAAGACCTATGATGGGCATTCCCGGAGCTTGCTCCATATCGCTCATGGCTAGCACTCAAAGCACCGATGCGGGTAGCTCTACCGCAAAATTTTTGCGCCAAGAGGGCAGGATGACTCACAAAGAGCTTTTGATATTTGCGGCGTTTCAGTTTAGCGCAGGAGCTATGATCACAAATTTCTTGGCATCTTTTGCACCGCTACTTATCATACCTGATAAAAACGGGGCTTTAGCGCCTGTTTCTATCGCGCTTTGCTTAGGCATAATCTTTGTTTTTAAAGTTTTTGGTGCAAATTTAATGAGACTTTATGTCAAAAAATTCGTAAAAGATGACGAGGTTGAAGTATGA
- a CDS encoding M3 family metallopeptidase, with the protein MEAQTLPQWSFDDAYVDFEHENFTGSLKRAEDVLSKACDLVKTGKFSAKELAALYEEGFDKLSSLKAFCRCKMSENTKDERVAVVEAKIQSQLSKLELIKQAMLAKFEELSEDEWEKFGLSHWKFYYKEQKNSRSKNLKNKEIFAELEQSSFTPIYAIFTHLNNLIDIKAQDSLGEVKNYSFAKCGGILKGSPDSVLRENVFNELSKHYEKHAPIYVDALNMLHGFRQAKFKEAKCDIFLPSFEQNKISHDAIDAMHSALQKRVSKIREAVTLRAPYLGKERISACDLLAPSPFSAKAQIPYHQAISTIKSALSEVSEEISGFIDLMLKNRWIEASTRENKAAGAFYTRFNELKQARVFSTYMGTEAHMIQQAHELGHAWHYWIMRDMPSIQTEFPMSLAEVASTFNEAVLREYLKKNADKNSLFNILWQELKSAANFMLHIPVRYSFETEFIKARSSGLVTPKETNEMMKNAWQKWYAGSTQDTEEFLPYFKLHFYKTDQYIYNYPYTVGYLLSQFLIEKFRAKEPNFFEIYKAFLRDTGSMSVDDIIKKHFKKDIKKSEFWLECIDGALGYVEEFKAMSKKRSQNLS; encoded by the coding sequence ATGGAGGCGCAAACTCTTCCGCAATGGAGCTTTGATGATGCTTATGTTGATTTTGAGCATGAGAATTTTACCGGCTCGCTAAAAAGAGCTGAAGATGTGCTGAGTAAGGCTTGCGATTTAGTTAAAACCGGCAAATTTTCGGCTAAAGAGCTTGCCGCGCTTTATGAAGAGGGCTTTGATAAGCTCTCATCTTTAAAGGCGTTTTGTCGCTGCAAGATGAGCGAAAATACAAAAGATGAGCGAGTAGCCGTCGTAGAAGCAAAAATTCAAAGCCAGCTCTCAAAGCTAGAGCTTATAAAGCAAGCAATGCTAGCCAAATTTGAAGAGTTAAGCGAGGATGAGTGGGAAAAATTTGGGCTTTCGCACTGGAAATTTTACTACAAAGAGCAAAAAAACAGCCGGAGTAAAAATTTAAAAAACAAAGAAATTTTTGCCGAGCTTGAGCAAAGCAGTTTTACTCCGATTTATGCGATTTTTACGCATTTAAACAACCTCATCGATATCAAGGCACAAGATAGCCTTGGCGAAGTAAAAAACTATAGCTTTGCAAAGTGCGGAGGCATTTTAAAGGGCTCTCCGGATAGCGTGCTTCGCGAAAATGTCTTTAATGAGCTTAGCAAACACTACGAAAAGCACGCGCCGATTTACGTGGATGCCTTAAATATGCTGCACGGATTTAGACAGGCTAAATTTAAAGAGGCAAAATGCGATATATTCTTACCGAGTTTTGAGCAAAATAAAATCAGCCACGACGCGATAGATGCGATGCACTCGGCACTCCAAAAGCGAGTTAGCAAGATAAGAGAGGCGGTAACTTTAAGAGCGCCATATCTTGGCAAAGAACGCATAAGTGCGTGCGATCTGCTTGCGCCTTCGCCGTTTTCTGCTAAAGCACAAATTCCGTATCATCAAGCCATATCCACGATAAAATCGGCTTTAAGTGAAGTTAGCGAAGAAATTTCAGGCTTTATAGATCTTATGCTTAAAAATCGCTGGATAGAGGCAAGCACGAGAGAGAACAAAGCTGCAGGTGCGTTTTATACTAGATTTAACGAGCTTAAGCAGGCTAGAGTATTTTCTACATACATGGGCACCGAGGCGCACATGATACAGCAAGCTCACGAGCTTGGTCATGCGTGGCACTACTGGATAATGCGCGATATGCCAAGTATCCAAACTGAATTTCCAATGAGCCTAGCCGAGGTTGCAAGCACTTTTAACGAAGCGGTTTTAAGAGAGTATCTTAAGAAAAATGCCGATAAAAATTCGCTCTTTAATATCCTTTGGCAAGAGCTTAAATCAGCAGCAAATTTCATGCTTCACATTCCTGTTAGGTATAGCTTTGAGACCGAATTTATCAAAGCTAGAAGCAGCGGCTTAGTAACGCCAAAAGAGACAAACGAGATGATGAAAAACGCTTGGCAAAAGTGGTATGCCGGTAGCACGCAAGATACGGAAGAGTTTTTGCCATACTTTAAGCTGCATTTTTACAAAACCGATCAATACATCTATAACTACCCTTACACGGTCGGCTATCTGTTATCGCAGTTTTTGATAGAAAAATTTAGAGCTAAAGAGCCAAATTTCTTTGAAATTTACAAAGCGTTTTTAAGAGATACCGGCTCAATGAGTGTCGATGATATCATCAAAAAGCACTTTAAAAAAGATATCAAAAAAAGTGAATTTTGGCTTGAGTGTATCGATGGCGCGCTTGGTTATGTGGAAGAATTTAAGGCAATGAGCAAAAAGAGAAGTCAAAATTTAAGTTAG